The DNA window CTTCCTCGCGCCCGCGCCCTTGCGTGCCGCCTTCACCGAGATCCTCGCCGAGGCCCGTGCCCTCACCGAGATCCGGGAAGACACCCACTTCTACGGCACCCTCCCCATGCCCATCCTCCGCCGCGTCCTCCTGGAACTCGGCCGACGCCTCACCGACGCCGCCGTGCTCTCTGCCCCCGAGGACATCTTCCATCTCCGTCTCGACGAGGTGGAGCGCGTCCAGGGCGTCTTGCCGCCGCCCGCTCAGCTCACCGCCGAGCTGAGCGCCCTCGTCGAACGCCGACGAGCCCGACGCGCCGCCCTCGCAGGCTCCCCCGTCGTCGACCCCAGGCTCTACCGCCGCACCGCCGCAGGCGCCGACGCCCTCGTCAGCGGCGTCTCTGGCAGCGCCGGCGTCGTCGAAGGGCCCGTGCGCGTCATCCTGAGCCCCGCCGACTTCAGCAAGATCCAGCAGGGCGACGTCCTCGTCGCCCCCTTCACCAACCCCGCCTGGACCCCGGTCTTCCAGCGCCTCGCCGCCATCGTCGTCGACAGCGGCGCCGCGGGATCGCACGCCGCCATCGTCGCGCGCGAGTACGGCATCCCGGCCGTCATGGGTGCGGGCGACGCCACCCGTCGCCTGAAGGACGGCGAGCGCGTGCGCGTCGACGGCAACCGCGGCGTCGTATTGCCCGCGCGCGCCCCCGAGCCCCCGAAAAGCGCCTCGGCCCACCCCGAGGAAGCGGTCTCATGACCCCGGTCCCGGCGACGAGGACCCTTCGCGACGGCCTGCTCCTCGGCGTCGTCTTCGCCTGCATCGTCCTTGCCCTGGTCGCCCTCGACCGGCGCTTCTTCCTCGACGACTACCCGCCGGACATCCGCTCCGTCGTCGGCGACGCCGCGGGCTCGCCTTCCGACCTGCTGATCATGGTCGCCTTCGTGCTCGTCTTCGGCACCCTGCTCGGCGGCCCGCTCCTCTCGCTCCGCGCCGCGCGCCGGGAGCGTAAGTCGCCCCTCGGCTTCCTCCCCGCCTTTCTCCACGTCGCCGGCCTCATCGTGCTGGTCAACGTCGTCGACGTCGTCGTCACCGACTGGCTCGTCTTCTGCACCCTCCGGCCCGCCTTCATCGTCTTCCCGGGCACCGAAGGCCTCCCCGGCTACGACGACTTCTTCTTCCACTTCAAGGCGAGCTTCCTCGAACTGCCGTCCTACCTCCTGACGATCGGGATCGCCGCGCTCGTCGCGGGCGCATTCACCCTGCTCGACCGCCGAAGACCCCGGCCAGCCTGACCGGAGCGAGCCCTCCTCGTACCGCGAGCGCGTCCTGCGGCGAGTACGCTGCGGTGCAGAGGAGGGTGGGAGCGACGCGGGAGCGCGCGCCGGCCGTGGCGCGACGAGGGGCGCACACCGGCGGTGGAGCGAAGAGGAACGCGAGCTGATGGCAGGCAGAGGAGGGTCGCGCGCTGGTGACGGCGCGTCCCTCCTCGTCAGCGGATCAGAGGTTCGCCAGCTCTTCGTCGGAGATGTCGAAGTCGGCGTACACGTTCTGCACGTCGTCGTGATCGTCGAGCGTGTCGAACAGGTTCAGACACACCTCGGCGTCGCGTGCGGACACCGCCTTCTTCGTCTTCGGGAGGTAGCCGGGACCGTACGACTTCACGGTGATCTTCGCCTCTTCCAGCGACTTCACCACCGTGTCGAGCACGTCGGTGCTGGCCACGACCTGCCACTCCTCGCCCAGATCGGTGTAGTCGTCCGCGCCGGCGCCGACCGCGATGTCCATGAGCTGGTCCTCGTTCGCCGCGTCCTTCGGCAAGGTGATGAGCCCCTTGCGATCGAAGGCCCACTGCGCCGAGCCGCCCGCGCCGAGCTGCCCGTTGTTCTTCTCGAACACCTTGCGGATCTCGGCGACCGTACGGTTCCGGTTGTCGGTCATCGCCTCCACGAGGAACATCGTCCCCGCCGGGCCCGTCCCTTCGTAGAGGATCTCCTCGTACGCCTCGCCGTCCAGCTCCCCGGTGCCGCGCTGGATCGCACGCTTGATCGTGTCCGCGGGCATCGCCTGCCCCTTGGCCTCGTTGACGGCCTTGCGGAGGCGGGGGTTGCCGTTCGGGTCACCACCGCCCATGCGGGACGCGACGGTGATCTCCTTGATGAGCTTGGTGAAGAGCTTCCCGCGCTTCGCGTCGAGTGCGCCCTTCTTCCGCTTGATCGTGGCCCATTTCGAATGGCCGCTCATGCTCCGTGCTCCGTGCTGACGGGCGACCGAGGGGGCGCGCCGCGTCGAAAAGTGGGGGCGCAAGCTACCGGGAGGGACGGGACGAGGCAACCAGTTCCCGCAGATCACCCGTGCTCGCCCGGACGACCACGGTCCGCTAGCCTCGGCCGATGCACCACGAGCTCATCCTCTTTCTGCTCTCCCTGGCGGTGCTGCTGGGGACTGCACGGCTGCTCGGTGAGCTGGTCGGGAAGCTCGGCTTCCCGCCCGTCGTCGGGGAGATCATCGCGGGCATCCTCGTCGGCAAGACCGTGTTCGGGCGGCTCGCCCCCGACGCCTCGGCCTGGCTCTTCCCCCCGGGCCCCGGCGTCGCCACCTGGCTCCAGTCCTACACCACCGTCGCCGTGGTGCTCCTCCTCGTGGTGGCCGGCCTGGAAATCGACCTCACCGTCGTCCGGAAGAGCGGTCGGGTCGTCTTCTTGACGAGCATCCTCGGCGTCATCATCCCCTTCGCGCTCGGCCTGGGCCTCGGCTACGTCCTGCCGGAGTACGCGCTCGCCGACCCGAGCCAGCGTGGCCTGCACGCGGCGTTCCTCGGCATCGCCCTCTCCATCTCCGCGCTGCCCGTCATCGCCCGGACCTTGCTCGACCTCGGCCTGATGAAGACCGAGTTCGGTCTGCTCGTGCTCTCCTCCGCGGTGATCGACGATCTCATCGGCTGGATCGCGTTCGGCGTGCTCTCCGCGAGCTTCGCCATGCCCGGCTCCGCGACCGTCGGTGGCGTGGCCAAGTCCGTGGCGATGACCGTGGGCTTCGTCCTCGTGACGCTGGCCGTCGTCCGGCCCCTCGCCGACAGGATGCTGGCCTGGATGGACCCACGCCACGACGCGCACACCGGCCGGGTGCTCTCGATGATCATGGTGCTGGCGCTGCTCGGCGCGGCTGGCTCCGAGGCGCTCGGCATGCACGCCGTCTTCGGCGGCTTCGTGATGGGCATCGCCGTCGGCGACTCCCCCCGCCTGCGCGAGCACACCCGCCAGGTGTTGCGCGACTTCGTGACCAGCGTGTTCACGCCGGTGTTCTTCGCGATGATGGCCCTCCGGGTCGACTTCATCGCGAACTTCGACGTGGGCCTGACGGCGGTGGTGCTCCTCATCGCCTGCATCGCGAAGGTCGCCGGCTGCGCCCTCGGCGCGCGTCTCGGCCGCGTGGGCTGGCGCGAGGCGCTGGCGATCGGC is part of the Chondromyces crocatus genome and encodes:
- a CDS encoding cation:proton antiporter, producing the protein MHHELILFLLSLAVLLGTARLLGELVGKLGFPPVVGEIIAGILVGKTVFGRLAPDASAWLFPPGPGVATWLQSYTTVAVVLLLVVAGLEIDLTVVRKSGRVVFLTSILGVIIPFALGLGLGYVLPEYALADPSQRGLHAAFLGIALSISALPVIARTLLDLGLMKTEFGLLVLSSAVIDDLIGWIAFGVLSASFAMPGSATVGGVAKSVAMTVGFVLVTLAVVRPLADRMLAWMDPRHDAHTGRVLSMIMVLALLGAAGSEALGMHAVFGGFVMGIAVGDSPRLREHTRQVLRDFVTSVFTPVFFAMMALRVDFIANFDVGLTAVVLLIACIAKVAGCALGARLGRVGWREALAIGFGMNSRGAMEILLAVMALQAGIINQQVFVALVVMALVTSLLSGPAMSRLLRPTLNPIARLLEAGVVRLDVAAESRGEIIAALCGALAEKRERPEEAGQFTAAVLKREALAGTGVGEGVALPHAEVEGLTAPLLSLGRTQVAVDFDAPDGEGARLVVLLLMPPKNYEGSLKLMSEIARFMAREEVRKALLDAKNEHGVISVLRGGAEATPMVMPARQEA
- a CDS encoding YebC/PmpR family DNA-binding transcriptional regulator gives rise to the protein MSGHSKWATIKRKKGALDAKRGKLFTKLIKEITVASRMGGGDPNGNPRLRKAVNEAKGQAMPADTIKRAIQRGTGELDGEAYEEILYEGTGPAGTMFLVEAMTDNRNRTVAEIRKVFEKNNGQLGAGGSAQWAFDRKGLITLPKDAANEDQLMDIAVGAGADDYTDLGEEWQVVASTDVLDTVVKSLEEAKITVKSYGPGYLPKTKKAVSARDAEVCLNLFDTLDDHDDVQNVYADFDISDEELANL